DNA sequence from the Gordonia polyisoprenivorans genome:
CCGGGATTCGGTTGATCCAGAAGTAGACCTCGTCGGCGTCGGCGGTGGCGCTGCGCAGGACGCGAGCATTGCGGGCGTCCCACTGATCGGCGCCCTCGGCGCGTCGCAGGTCGATGTAGGAGACGACGAATCCCGGCGGGGTCACGTCGCCGCCGATCAGGTCGGCGATCGGGGCGAACGGGGCGCTGCCGGCGTCGCGGTAACGCCCGACACTCGCCGCCACGGCGGGCAGGGCCGCACCGAATGTGGTGGCACCACCCAATCGGGCGTGCATCGGGATCACACCGACGAACCAACCCACCGCCTCACCCCACTGGGGACCGGTGCGGGTGTGGACGGGACTGATGAAGCGTAGATCGTCGGCTCCGCTGCAGGCCGCGCCTGCCATCGTCAGCGCCGTGTACACACCGACCGCCATCGAGGTGCCCGCGGCCTTGCACACCGCGTCGAACGCCTTGGTCTGGGCCGGGTCGAGCAGATAGGTCGACAGGCTCGACTGGTATCCCTCGTCGGGGCTGCGGGGGCAGGTGATCGTCGGGGTATGGCCGGCGGGAACCTCGAAACGCGGGAAGGTCGGCATGGGTCCGGGCTGTGCGACCGACGTCGAGGTCTCGAAGAACTCGCGCCACAGGGTGACCGCGGTGTTGTTGGCATCGATCTGCTCGCCGAGATCGCGTTCGGCGTCGGCGAAGTCGAGGTAGCTGCCGTAGTCCAGCAAATTGTGCGGCGTCCCGTCGAGCGCGGCCTCGTACAGGGTGGTGAGCTCGCGGATCGCGAAGACCTGTGTGTAGGCGTCCATCACGGTGTGGTCGGCGGCGAAGATCAGCAGAAAGCGATCGTCGTCGCCCGGTTCGACGGTGACCGCAACGCAATGGGGCCAGCGCAGCGGTGACACGGTGCTGTCGAAGTACTCCTGGACGCAGGCTTGTGCCTCGTCGGCCGTCATGGCGTCACCGAGCGCACTCGTACGGACCGAGATCGCCTGGGGTGTGGTGGTGATCCTGGTCAGATCGTCCTCGGGTCCGGTACCGGCATCGGTGCGCACCGACGACCGGAACGCCTCATGCCTGCGGTACCACTCCTCGATGGCGGCCGCGAGTGCCTGTCGATCGAGGGGGCGGTCGATCATGAACGCCGTACCGATCCATTCGCTGTACCAGTCGTCGCCCATCGTCTGGGCACGACGCGCGTGCTCGAGGTGCATGTAGGACAGCCGACGCGGATCGGGCTGCCAGGCGGTGGCGTCGGCGGTCGGCTCCCACGCGGTCACCCGACCGCCGGGAATCCGATAGTCGGCGAGTTCTGTGTATTCCATCGAAACCTCCGGTAATGATCGTGTGAACGGGACGGAGCAATTATTGAAAGCGCATCAACTGTTCAGGCCGTGAGCAATGGTGGGCCAACTCTGCCTCTGCTGGTCGCGCCAGTACGGCCAGGAGTGCGTTCCGGGATCGACGTATCGAATCGTCGCGGGAATACCCGAGGCGACGAGTCGGGACTGCAATTCCCGCGTACACAGGTAGGTACCGAATTCGATTCCACCCCCGACGACCTGGCGATTCGCCGGGTCATCGTTACCCGGATACCCCGGCTCGTCGTACTTGCCGGGCATCCCGGTACCGCTGGAGATGTAGACGGTCGTGCCGCGCAGATTGCCGGCCAGCGACACCACATCGTGCGCGACCCATCGGGGATCGTTCGGCGGGCCCCACATGTTGTCAGGGTTTCCGCCGAATGCGGTGACGATACCCCGTGGATAGGCCTGTCCGGCCAGGCCAGTGGTGGTGTAACAGCCGCTGTAGGAGGCCACCGCGCGGTAGAAACCCGGATGACGTGCGGCGAGCACCAACCCGGCTCCCGCACCCATCGAGATGCCCGCGATTGCGCGTTTCCCGTTTCCGTTGAATGCTTCGTCGATCAGCGGTGGCAGTTCGTCGATCAGGAATGTTTCCCATTGGTAGCGACCAAGTTTGGGATCGTCACGTTCCCAGTCGGTGTACAGACTGCCGTTGCCCGCCAGCGGCATCACGACGTTGACGTTCTTGTCGGCATAGAAACGCCGGGCGTCGGTCTTGCGCAACCACATGCTGTTCTGCGGATCTTCTTCACCGAGTCCGCTGAGCAGGTACAGCGACGGACGTGGCCGATCGGCGTGTGCCGGGGTGAGCACCTGCACCTTGATCGTCTTGCGCATCGCCGGGGAGTACACATAGAGCGCGGTGAGGTCGGTCCCCTCCGACGCGATCCGTTCGATCGTCGCCTTCTGCGGCGCCGCATGGGCCGACCCCGGGTCACCGACGACCCCGGTCATCACCGCCGCAGCGACAACCAGAAGACCCGCGTAAACGCGGAAACGACGCCGCGAACGGCGACCAGAATCACCCGACAAATCAGCACCTCACGAACAGTGAACAACCGAGAAATGTGGCTCAGATAGACCGCCAGCACGCTCAAGATAACCCGAATCCGCGGTTTTCGTCACAATTTCTTTCTCCGGATCAATGAATTACGTTGTCGAACCACGTGGGTCTTTCTGCGAGATTCCTGTGAAACCGCGCGCGGTGTCAAACCAAAGCTGACTTTGAATGGCACGGAATCGCCGAGATCTCGGTAGGCTACGAACCACAATCGCGTGGAGAAAGGAGCCCGGCATGGTCGTTTTGCCTCCGACCGCCATCGAGGCCGCGTCGCTGCGCAAGACGTTCGGGCGGGTCACCGCGGTCGACGAGGTGTCCCTGTCGGTCCCGACCGGTTCGGTCTGCGGGCTGCTCGGCACCAACGGTGCAGGTAAGACCACCACCGTCCGCATGCTCTCGACACTTCTCCGTCCCGACGGGGGCAGTGCGCGCATCTTCGGGCGCGACGTGGCGACGCAGGGCACCGCGGTGCGCTCTCTGATCGCATTGACCGGTCAATATGCGTCTTTGGACGAAGACCTCAGCGCCGAGGAGAACCTGCGATTGTTCGCCGAGTTGCGCGGGTTCAGCAAGGCCCGCGCGCGTTCTCGCGCCGATGATCTGATCGGACAATTCGGACTTTCCCACGCCGCGAGGCGCGCGGTTTCCGGCTATTCCGGCGGAATGCGCCGCCGTCTGGATCTGGCGTGTTCCCTGATCACCGCGCCCCCGCTGCTGTTTCTCGACGAGCCCACCACCGGCCTCGATCCGGCGACCCGGGCGCAGGTGTGGCAGGCCGTGCGTGAGCTTGTCTCGGGCGGCACCACAGTCCTGCTGACCACGCAGTATCTCGACGAGGCCGACAAGCTGTCGGATTCGATTGTCGTGATGGATTCGGGACGGGTCGTCGCCGAGGGCACCGCCGATACCCTCAAGGAACGCATCGGTACCAAGTCGCTGCACGTGATCATCACCGACCCCGCACAGCTCTCACGAGCGGCCGGGGTCTTGCAGCACAGCCTGGGTACCGAGGTCGCGCAGGTCAGCGGCGAGGCACGGCTGTCGGCGTCGATCACCGATCCCGGGCTGGCCGCTCGCGCCGTCGCCGATCTGGAGGCCGCGTCGGTCGGCATCGTCGAATTCTCGGTTCAGCGCCCGACACTCGACGATGTGTTCTTCGCCCTCACCGGCGACCCGGCGACACATGACGCTGCCGGAAACGAGATCTCGTGGCCGGACGCCTCATGACCGAAGACGTGCTGGGTGCCCGCACCTTCGAGACCGACGACGCCATCGACGTGGCACCGACCCCGGCGGCCGGGATCGAATGGCCGATCACCCCGCTCGATCAAGTGCCGCTCACGCAGGCGCTACGGCAGATCCTCGCCCTGGCGCGGCGGGGTTTCCTGCGGATGCGCCACTCGCCGCAGGGCCTCATCGACGTCGTCGTCGTACCGATCGTCTTCACCGTCATGTTCGCCAACATCTTCGGCGGTGCGGTCGCCGGTGGCGTCGGGAATTACCTGCAGCTCTTGGTTCCCGGTGTGTTGGTGTCGGTGTCGGTGACGACGTCCATCGTCACCGGAACCCAACTGCGCGAAGACATCGACAGCGGTGTCTTCGACCGGATCGTGTCGATGCCGATCGCTCGCATCGCTCCCCTGGCCGGACTGCTGATCGCCGACACGGCGCGCTATCTCATCGCGACCACGGTGTCCCTGGCGGTGGGTCTGGCCATCGGATATCGACCGACCAGCGCGCTCGGCGTACTACTCGGCGTGATCCTCGTCGTCTTCGCCGCGTTCTCGTTGAGCTGGATCTTCGCCCTCATGGGTGTGCTGCTGTCCAAGGTATCGGCGATCCAGGGCATCTCGATGCTGATCCTCATGCCGATGACGTTCACCTCCAACGCCTTTGTGCCGACCTCGACGATGCCCGGGTGGCTCGGGGTGATCGCCGAGATCAACCCGATCTCGCACCTCATCTCGTCGTTTCGTGCGCTCGCCAATCATGGGCAGTTCACCGCGGATGTCGGATGGACCCTCCTCGGCTGTTGCGTGATCCTGGTGATCTTCGCCCCCGCCACCCTGCGCGCCTACCTCACACGCCTATGACCAACCACGACAAGGACACCCGACGTCCTACCACCGAACGCCCCAGCTCCGAGCGTCTGGGCCCCGAGCGTCTGGGCACCGACGACGACCTGTTCATCCGCATGGAACACGCTCTCGGACTCGGTGTCATCAACCAGGGGTTGTGGCGATTCGACGGACGTCTCGATCCGGATGTGTTGTCCGCCCTGGCAACCCGACTGCGGTACGGGCGGCTGTCCCGCCTGGCACGACGCCGTCCACCCCCGGTCCGCGACCGCTGGCACTACACACCGGCGGCCGGGATGACCCATTTCGAGGACGAGCCCGTCGCCGAGGGTGACGCCGTGGCGTGGGCACGACGGCAGGCCGAGCGCGGGGTCGACAGCGTCGCCGGACCGGCGTGGCGACTGACCGCCGCGTACTCGGCGGACCGACGAACGACCTTCGTCTCGCTGATCGCCGCGCACGCCGTCGCCGACGGCTGGTCGATGGTGACGGCGGTCGAAGAAGCCGTTCTCGGAACCGATTACGCCGTCACCACCGAGCGGGTGGGTGCACTCGACGACGTCGTCGACGGTGTGCGGACCGCCGCGCGGGCCGCGCGGGCCGCGGGTCGGCTCATCGCCGGTACGGTGGGGTCCCGGCGCGGGCCCACCCCCACCGGTCCGGTGCGACCACCGGGACTCATCGCGGAGGACCCCTGCGGAATCCTGCTGAGCATCCCCGCCGACGACTACGCGCGTGCGTTTGCCCGTGCGCAGGGCAGCGCGAACGCGTTGTTCGTCGCGATCATGGTCGGACTGCTCGCCGAGGCCGGCATCGTTGGACCCGATGACGTTGTTCCCGTGTCGATTCCGGTGTCGATGCACCCCGATGGGGACCGTCGGGCCAACGCCACCACCGGGACAACCGCGCAGATCCGGGTATCCGACGACCGCTACCACGATCTCACCGCGATCCGGGCGGCCTGCAAGGAGGCCTACCGCAGCGTGCACACCGGCACGTCCACCATGGGCCACCTCTCGCAGGTTGCCCAGGCGCTCGGCGACCGACCGGTGCGACGCCTGGCCGCCAACGGCTCGACGCCGATGTGCCTGGCCTCCAACCTCGGCGAGTTGTCGCCCGAATTCTGCAGTCTGGGAAGCGGACTCGACGCCGAGATCGCGGTGCGCGCCTTCACCGGTCGGCCGGCGGGCACGGCCGACTTCGGTGGCGGCGTGAGCGGATGGTTCGGCGTCGGTCCGCGCGCGATCGGGTTGGCGGTGACGTCGCTCGATCCGCGGCTGGCCGCCGATGACGCCGCCCTGGCGGTCCTGGTGCGCGCCGAGTTGAAGCGATGGGAACTCGAGGCGAGCGAGTGGGGCGAATGAGAATCGCCTTCGCGCTGCACGGCAGCCGCGGCGACGTCCAACCGGCGGCCGCGGTGGCCGCCGAATTGGTGCGGCGTGGCCATTCGGTGCGGCTGGCCGTGGCGGCCGATCTGGTGGAACCGTTTGCGCGAACGGCGATTCCGACCACCGAACTCTGTCCATCGACGGCGGATCTGCTCGCCAGTCCACTGATCCGCAACGACCTCAAGTCGCTGAATCCGCGTACCCGTTTCCGGGCGTTGCGTGAGGTCAGCGCGTACGGGGTGGACCAGTCCGAGCGGGTGATGGCCGAGCTCGCCGACGATGCGGACGTCCTCGTCACCGGTCTGCTCGCGCAGGACCGGGCCGCGACCGTCGCCGAGAGCCGCGGGATCGCCTTCGTGCCGCTGCACTACTGCCCGGTGCGTGTCTCCGGGTCGGTGTCGCCGACGTATCGCACTGTGCCGCGAGCGGTCTCACGCATGGTGTGGACGCTCGCCGACCGGATCATGTGGCTCTCGACCCGCGGCGCCGACCGCCGCCTGCGCGCACGTCTGGGGCTGCCGCCGGATCGGCGACCGTTCAGCAGACGTCTGCGTGAGGACGGCATCCCCGAGGTCCAGGTGTACGACCCGGCCCTGTTCTCCGACCTGCCACACGAGTGGGGACCGCAGCGGCCCTTCGTCGGATTCCTGTGCCCGGACAAGGAGATCCGTGCGGCGATCAACGACGGCCTGGACCGGACCGATGCGGCCATCGGTTTCGCCTGCTCGGGGCCGCCGCCGGTCTATGTCGGTTTCGGCAGCATGCGAGCGCCCGGGGATCGGATGGAGTTCGTTGTGACCACCCTGCTCGATCACGGTCTACGCGTGATCGCCCACACCGATCTGGATCTCCCGGTGGCGGATTCGCGCTTGTTCCGAGTATCCGGAACGGTGGATCACGAAGCACTGCTTCCGCATTGCCGCGCGGCGGTGCACCACGGTGGTGCCGGGACAACGGGTTCGGTTCTGCGGGCGGGTATTCCGTCGACGGTCGGATGGTTCAGTGCCGATCAACCGATCTGGGCTGCCGCACTACGCCGGTGCGGTGCCGGTACCGGGAATCGCCTGAGTCGAATGACCGCTGCCGACCTGTCGGCGCTGACCGACCCGGGTGTGCAAGCGGCCGCACGCAGGATCTCCGAGCGACTCCTTCCCCTGAATCATGCGGTCGACGCCGCGTGCGAGATCATCACCAACGCCGCGGCGTCCATGGCCTGACGGTGGCGGCCCCCGACCAGCGTCGACCGCCCGGTGTCGACCGCCTGAAGGACACGGCGGCCACTCCGGTGGTGTCGAACCGGGGCGTGATGCTTGGATGGCGGCATGTTCGGGGTCCTCACACCATGTCGTCACCGTCTGGGAGACGAACTCGCCGACCGGTGGCGCGCACACCTGTGCGGGTTGTGTCTGGCGCTGCGCGACGGTCACGGTCAGGCCGCGCGGCTGACCACCAACACCGATGCGGTGATGATCTCGATCCTCACCGAAGCCCAGCGCAGCGGTGGGGCGGCGACCGCACGAGCGGGACGGTGCCCACTTCGGTCGCTGCGCACGGCCACGGTGGTCACCGCCACCGACCCGGGTATCCGGCTGGCCGCCGGCGCGTCACTCACCCTGGCCGCGGCCAAGGCCGACGATGTCCGCGCCGAAGGGCGCCTCGGACTCGCGCCACACTCACCGATGAGGTCGGCAACCGCCCGGGTGATCGGATCCCGGTTACATGCGGCGGCCTCGAACGCCCCGGTCCTCGACGCCGAGCGTATCCTGCACATCCTGCATCGCCAGTCCGAGATCGAGTGCACGGCAGCATCTCTCGGTGAGATCACCGATCCCAGCGGCCGGGCGTGCGCCGAGGTGTTCGCAGCGACCGCCGATGCCTCGGGCATGCCGGACAACCGCGCCGACCTCGAAGCCATCGGCTACGACTTCGGGACGATCGCCCATCTGCTCGACGCCGTGGACGACTATCACGCCGACGCTCTCTCCGGTGCGTTCAATCCGTTGCGCGCCACCGGAACCGAGGTGACCGCAGCACTGACCGAGTGCCGCGACCGACGCAACCGGATCACCGAGCGGTATTCACGGCTCCGACTCGACGACGACCGGTTGCTGCGGGCGGTGCTCCTCGACGGTCTGCGGCACGCAATCGCCCGCCGGATGCATGCGCGGACCCGGTGGCCCGCCACGCGGCCACCGGACTTCCCCGACTCCTGGCCATATCCCCCGCCATTCCCACCGAACCGGCGATTTCGTGATCGTCTCGGCCCGTTCCTGTGGACCGGCTGCACGGGCCGGGCGTGCTGCACCGACCACTGGAATCACTGCAGCGACAAACTCACCAGCCCCTGCTGCACCGACGACTGCGGGGATTGCTGCGACTGTTGCGACTGTGATTGCACCTGAACGCTGTCGGTCGATGTCGCTCAGCCGACCCCGCGGCCGGCCGACTCCCAGAACTGTGCACGCAGCGCCTTCTTGTCGGGCTTGCCCAGCGCGGTCAGCGGCAGCGCGTCGGCGAAGATCACCTGCTTGGGCGACTGCACCGCACCCTTGCGTTCCTTCACCGCGCCCTGGATCTCACCGGTGATCCGCGCCCGCCCGTCGTCGTCGGATGCGGCGTCGGCACGCAACACCACGACCGCGGTGACCGCCTCACCCCACTTTTCGTCGGGTACCCCGATCACACCGACCTGTGCGACGGAAGGGTGTTCGGCGACAACATCTTCGACCTCCCGCGGAAAGACGTTGAAGCCGCCGGTGACGATCATGTCCTTGGTGCGGTCGACGATGTACCAGAAGCCGTCGTCGTCTTCGCGCGCGACGTCGCCGGTCCGCAGCCAACCGTCCCGGAAGGTCGCCGCGGTCTGCTCGGGCAGGCCCCAATAGCCGCCGGCGAGAAGCGGTCCGGCCACACAGATCTCGCCGGGCTCGCCCGGTGCGACGGGAGCGTCGTCGGGACCGAGGAGCGCGGTGTGCAGGAAGGCCGACGGCCGGCCACAGCTCGACAGTCGGCGGGTGTCCTCGCCCGGCTTCGGATGGTCGTGCTTACCGAGATAGCTGATCACCATCGGGGCTTCGGACTGCCCGTAGTACTGGGCGAAGATCGGGCCGAAACGTTCGATCGCCTCGGCGAGCCGCACCGGATTGATCGGCGAGGCACCGTAATACACGGTTTCCAGTGACGAGAGGTCACGTGTCTTCGAGTCGGGATGATCGAGGAGCGCATAGAGCATCGAGGGCACCAGCATGGTGGCGCTGATCCTCTTCTCCTCGATCGTCGCGAGCACCTGTGCGGGGTCGAACTTCGACAGCACGATCATCGTGCCGCCCTTCATCAGCGTCGGCACGAAGAACGCGGCACCGGCATGTGAGAGCGGCGTGCACATCAGGAATCGTGGTCGCTCCGGCCATTCCCACTCCGAGAGCTGGATCTGGGTCATCGTCGCCATCGCCGACGCGGTTCCGATGACGCCCTTGGGTTTTCCGGTGGTCCCGCCGGTGTAGGTGATCGACACGATGTGATCGCCGGGTAGCGGCGCCGCGGTCAGCGGGCGCGGCGAGAACGTGTCGGCCTCGGCGATGATGTCGCGACCGTATGCGGAGAGCTCCTCCGGCACCGGCCCGAGGGTGAGGACCTGCTCGAGACTCTCGACGCGGTCCACCAGCGCCGCCGCACGCGCGACGAACATCGGCACCGGATCGATGACCAGTGTGGTGACCCCGGCGTCGGAGAGTACGTAGGCGTGATCGTCGAGCGAGCCGAGCGGATGCAGCGCGGTGCGCCGCCAGCCCTGGGTCTGCCCGGCACCGATCACCAGGAGCACCTCCGGACGGTTGAGCGCCAGGAGCCCGACGGCGGTTCCCGATCCCGCGCCGACCGACTCGAAGGCCTGCACGTACCGGCTGACCGCGTCGGCCATCTCGCCCCCGGTGAGTTCGGTGTCGCCGAGTTCGAGCACCTTGTGGTCGCGATGGCGTCGCAGGGCCGCGACCATGAGATCCCCCAGATGGACCCCGCTGCGCAACGGGTCGTATTCGGTCACAGAGCTGTCCTCAGTCATGCGTCCAGACTAGGACGTGTTTCAGAACTGAGGAAGGCCGTGGACGGAATTCGTCGGTGACATGCACAGATGTCGCGTTCTGAGCGACCTCTACACACTAGAACGTGTTCCATATTCGGTCTGCCCTCATGGGCGACCACTCCGCATTAGGATCGAGGCATGACTGACCTGGACCTGGCGACCTCCCGTCGCGACATCACCGACGCACTCCTGACCGCTCTCGAGCGGCGCCACGAGGTTCTCGACACCATCGTCGAGGCCGACAATCACACCGATGCCGTCGCCGCGATCGCCGAACTGCTGGACAAGTCCCAGCTCGGCGCCGAGGCGATCCTCGACATGAAACTCGATCAGCTCACCAAGGAGGAGCGCCGCAAGAACCAGGCCGAACTCGACGACCTGAACTCGGCGCTCACCTTCACCCTCGCCGAACGGCCCGCATCCAGCGGCGACACCCTCGACCTGCGCCCCTTCTCCCCGGAGGAGGACGCCGACCTCTTCGCCACCCGCACCTCCGAACTCGGCGTGGCCGGCGACGGCTCGGGTGCTCCCGCGGGCGATCTGGCCGACGAACTGAGCAAGGCCACCGCACGCGTCGACGACGAGGAGGCCGTCTGGCTCGTCGCCATCGAAGGAGACTCCAAGGTGGGCTTCGTCTTCGGCGAGTTGACCTCCGGCGAGGTCGACGTGCGGATCTGGATTCATCCCGAGCATCGCAAGAAGGGTTACGGTACCGCCGCCCTGCGCAAGTCGCGCTCGGAGATCGCCGCCTACTTCCCGGGTGTGCCAATGGTGGTTCGGGCGCCGGGCGCCTGACCGATCACCTGGCGCGGGTCGGTGCGCTCAGCCGACCCGCCGGGGCAGCCCAAAGCGGGCGACGATCGCGCGAATGCGAGTGTCCTCGTCGATGACGAAGGTCTCCGACACCGGCGCCGCGAGCCCCAGCACCTTCGGTGCGACGTGAACGAGGTAGCGGGTGGTGACGCTGTGTCCGTCGACGGTGGCCTCGAACGCACTGACGCGGTGGATCAGCCGGAACTGTGGCCCGCGTTCGAGGCTGCGCGCGATATGCGGTCCGTTGCGCCCGGTCTTGACGCCGAATTCGACTCGGGTGCAGTCCGGATGCAGGTCGACCGCGCTCGCATCGTGACTGACCAGGGCATCGACGTAGGCCCGTGCCGCCGCGACACGGGTCGCCGCCACGGAGTCGGTCATGGCTCTCCCCACAGGTATCGGCCCAACGGTGTCAGCGCGCTCCGTAGACCGGCATCGGCACCGGCGCCTTTGCGATGATCTCGGCGATCACCGGGCCGAGTTCGGACGATTCCCAGCGCGCACCCTTGTCGCGTTCGACGCTACGCTGCCAGCCGTCGGTGATCGAGATCTTGCCGCCCTCCACCTCGAAGACCCGTCCGGTGACCTCCCCTGATTGCGGAGAAGCGAGCCAGCACACCAGCGGTGAGATGTTCGCCGGATCCATCGCGTCGAAGGAGCCGTCGTCGGGGGCGGCCATCTGCGCGGCCATCGCCTCGCCGGCACCGAGGGTCATCGCGGTGCGCGCCGCCGGTGCGATCGCATTGACCGTGACCCCGTAACCGCCCATCTCGGCGGCGGCCTGGATCGTCAATGCCGCGATACCGGCCTTGGCGGCGACGTAGTTGCCCTGCCCGACCGAGCCGTAGAGGCCGGCCCCGGACGAGGTGTTGACGACGCGGGCGGTACGCCTACTGCCGGCCTTGGCCTGTGCCCGCCAGTAGGCGGCGGCATGACGCAGCATCACGAAGTGCCCCTTCAGATGCACGCGGACCACGGCGTCCCACTCGTCCTCGGCCATCGAGACCAGCATGCGGTCACGCACGAATCCCGCGTTGTTGACCAGGGCGTCGAGCGCGCCGAATTCGTCGACGGCGGTGGCGACGATGCCGGCCGCAGTGTCCCAGTCGGCGACGTCGCCGGCGGCGGTGATGGCGTCACCGCCAGTGGTGCGGATCTCGTCGGCCACCGCGTCCGCGGCCTCGGCCACGAAGTCGTTGACGACCACCTTGGCACCGTCGGCGGCGAAGGCCAGGGCGTGCGCCCGGCCGATAC
Encoded proteins:
- the fadD8 gene encoding fatty-acid--CoA ligase FadD8; translated protein: MTEDSSVTEYDPLRSGVHLGDLMVAALRRHRDHKVLELGDTELTGGEMADAVSRYVQAFESVGAGSGTAVGLLALNRPEVLLVIGAGQTQGWRRTALHPLGSLDDHAYVLSDAGVTTLVIDPVPMFVARAAALVDRVESLEQVLTLGPVPEELSAYGRDIIAEADTFSPRPLTAAPLPGDHIVSITYTGGTTGKPKGVIGTASAMATMTQIQLSEWEWPERPRFLMCTPLSHAGAAFFVPTLMKGGTMIVLSKFDPAQVLATIEEKRISATMLVPSMLYALLDHPDSKTRDLSSLETVYYGASPINPVRLAEAIERFGPIFAQYYGQSEAPMVISYLGKHDHPKPGEDTRRLSSCGRPSAFLHTALLGPDDAPVAPGEPGEICVAGPLLAGGYWGLPEQTAATFRDGWLRTGDVAREDDDGFWYIVDRTKDMIVTGGFNVFPREVEDVVAEHPSVAQVGVIGVPDEKWGEAVTAVVVLRADAASDDDGRARITGEIQGAVKERKGAVQSPKQVIFADALPLTALGKPDKKALRAQFWESAGRGVG
- a CDS encoding glycosyltransferase, whose translation is MRIAFALHGSRGDVQPAAAVAAELVRRGHSVRLAVAADLVEPFARTAIPTTELCPSTADLLASPLIRNDLKSLNPRTRFRALREVSAYGVDQSERVMAELADDADVLVTGLLAQDRAATVAESRGIAFVPLHYCPVRVSGSVSPTYRTVPRAVSRMVWTLADRIMWLSTRGADRRLRARLGLPPDRRPFSRRLREDGIPEVQVYDPALFSDLPHEWGPQRPFVGFLCPDKEIRAAINDGLDRTDAAIGFACSGPPPVYVGFGSMRAPGDRMEFVVTTLLDHGLRVIAHTDLDLPVADSRLFRVSGTVDHEALLPHCRAAVHHGGAGTTGSVLRAGIPSTVGWFSADQPIWAAALRRCGAGTGNRLSRMTAADLSALTDPGVQAAARRISERLLPLNHAVDAACEIITNAAASMA
- a CDS encoding alpha/beta hydrolase, translating into MSGDSGRRSRRRFRVYAGLLVVAAAVMTGVVGDPGSAHAAPQKATIERIASEGTDLTALYVYSPAMRKTIKVQVLTPAHADRPRPSLYLLSGLGEEDPQNSMWLRKTDARRFYADKNVNVVMPLAGNGSLYTDWERDDPKLGRYQWETFLIDELPPLIDEAFNGNGKRAIAGISMGAGAGLVLAARHPGFYRAVASYSGCYTTTGLAGQAYPRGIVTAFGGNPDNMWGPPNDPRWVAHDVVSLAGNLRGTTVYISSGTGMPGKYDEPGYPGNDDPANRQVVGGGIEFGTYLCTRELQSRLVASGIPATIRYVDPGTHSWPYWRDQQRQSWPTIAHGLNS
- a CDS encoding GNAT family N-acetyltransferase, which gives rise to MTDLDLATSRRDITDALLTALERRHEVLDTIVEADNHTDAVAAIAELLDKSQLGAEAILDMKLDQLTKEERRKNQAELDDLNSALTFTLAERPASSGDTLDLRPFSPEEDADLFATRTSELGVAGDGSGAPAGDLADELSKATARVDDEEAVWLVAIEGDSKVGFVFGELTSGEVDVRIWIHPEHRKKGYGTAALRKSRSEIAAYFPGVPMVVRAPGA
- a CDS encoding ABC transporter permease, encoding MTEDVLGARTFETDDAIDVAPTPAAGIEWPITPLDQVPLTQALRQILALARRGFLRMRHSPQGLIDVVVVPIVFTVMFANIFGGAVAGGVGNYLQLLVPGVLVSVSVTTSIVTGTQLREDIDSGVFDRIVSMPIARIAPLAGLLIADTARYLIATTVSLAVGLAIGYRPTSALGVLLGVILVVFAAFSLSWIFALMGVLLSKVSAIQGISMLILMPMTFTSNAFVPTSTMPGWLGVIAEINPISHLISSFRALANHGQFTADVGWTLLGCCVILVIFAPATLRAYLTRL
- a CDS encoding ATP-binding cassette domain-containing protein, with the translated sequence MVVLPPTAIEAASLRKTFGRVTAVDEVSLSVPTGSVCGLLGTNGAGKTTTVRMLSTLLRPDGGSARIFGRDVATQGTAVRSLIALTGQYASLDEDLSAEENLRLFAELRGFSKARARSRADDLIGQFGLSHAARRAVSGYSGGMRRRLDLACSLITAPPLLFLDEPTTGLDPATRAQVWQAVRELVSGGTTVLLTTQYLDEADKLSDSIVVMDSGRVVAEGTADTLKERIGTKSLHVIITDPAQLSRAAGVLQHSLGTEVAQVSGEARLSASITDPGLAARAVADLEAASVGIVEFSVQRPTLDDVFFALTGDPATHDAAGNEISWPDAS
- a CDS encoding condensation domain-containing protein, with translation MEYTELADYRIPGGRVTAWEPTADATAWQPDPRRLSYMHLEHARRAQTMGDDWYSEWIGTAFMIDRPLDRQALAAAIEEWYRRHEAFRSSVRTDAGTGPEDDLTRITTTPQAISVRTSALGDAMTADEAQACVQEYFDSTVSPLRWPHCVAVTVEPGDDDRFLLIFAADHTVMDAYTQVFAIRELTTLYEAALDGTPHNLLDYGSYLDFADAERDLGEQIDANNTAVTLWREFFETSTSVAQPGPMPTFPRFEVPAGHTPTITCPRSPDEGYQSSLSTYLLDPAQTKAFDAVCKAAGTSMAVGVYTALTMAGAACSGADDLRFISPVHTRTGPQWGEAVGWFVGVIPMHARLGGATTFGAALPAVAASVGRYRDAGSAPFAPIADLIGGDVTPPGFVVSYIDLRRAEGADQWDARNARVLRSATADADEVYFWINRIPDGLNVSARFTAGPQGAAVEAFLSTFHAILRSVIADGDCPVVLADASALTGRRR
- a CDS encoding SDR family oxidoreductase; this translates as MAESASNAGRVVVVTGAGQGIGRAHALAFAADGAKVVVNDFVAEAADAVADEIRTTGGDAITAAGDVADWDTAAGIVATAVDEFGALDALVNNAGFVRDRMLVSMAEDEWDAVVRVHLKGHFVMLRHAAAYWRAQAKAGSRRTARVVNTSSGAGLYGSVGQGNYVAAKAGIAALTIQAAAEMGGYGVTVNAIAPAARTAMTLGAGEAMAAQMAAPDDGSFDAMDPANISPLVCWLASPQSGEVTGRVFEVEGGKISITDGWQRSVERDKGARWESSELGPVIAEIIAKAPVPMPVYGAR
- a CDS encoding DUF5685 family protein, whose protein sequence is MFGVLTPCRHRLGDELADRWRAHLCGLCLALRDGHGQAARLTTNTDAVMISILTEAQRSGGAATARAGRCPLRSLRTATVVTATDPGIRLAAGASLTLAAAKADDVRAEGRLGLAPHSPMRSATARVIGSRLHAAASNAPVLDAERILHILHRQSEIECTAASLGEITDPSGRACAEVFAATADASGMPDNRADLEAIGYDFGTIAHLLDAVDDYHADALSGAFNPLRATGTEVTAALTECRDRRNRITERYSRLRLDDDRLLRAVLLDGLRHAIARRMHARTRWPATRPPDFPDSWPYPPPFPPNRRFRDRLGPFLWTGCTGRACCTDHWNHCSDKLTSPCCTDDCGDCCDCCDCDCT